A genomic stretch from Bosea sp. F3-2 includes:
- the mazG gene encoding nucleoside triphosphate pyrophosphohydrolase codes for MKPSRDIERLIEIMAALRTPKTGCPWDLEQDFASVAPYTVEEAYEVADAIARGDKLDLKDELGDLLLQVVFHARMAEEEGSFAFPDVVEAITSKLIRRHPHVFGEARDLSPAEVKVLWHRIKAEEKSAKAAAREAAGLPPLQEDRSVLAGVPHSLPALTRAWKLQARASTVGFDWNDARLVLDKIREETEEIDEALADGDKAAIQEEIGDLLFVIANLARHVGADPEGCLNAANAKFERRFKGIEEQLETQGRRAKDATLDELEALWQAVKKAEKAVG; via the coding sequence TTGAAGCCCTCTCGCGACATCGAACGGCTCATCGAGATCATGGCGGCGCTGCGCACGCCCAAAACCGGCTGCCCCTGGGATCTGGAGCAGGATTTCGCGTCGGTCGCGCCCTATACTGTGGAGGAGGCCTATGAGGTCGCCGATGCGATCGCGCGCGGCGACAAGCTCGATCTCAAGGACGAGCTCGGCGACCTGCTGCTGCAGGTCGTCTTCCATGCGCGCATGGCCGAGGAGGAAGGCTCCTTCGCCTTCCCGGATGTCGTGGAAGCCATCACCAGTAAGCTGATCCGCCGGCATCCGCATGTCTTCGGCGAGGCGCGCGATCTCTCGCCGGCGGAGGTGAAGGTGCTCTGGCACCGGATCAAGGCCGAGGAGAAGTCCGCCAAGGCAGCGGCGCGCGAAGCGGCCGGCCTGCCGCCGCTGCAGGAGGACAGAAGCGTCCTCGCCGGCGTTCCGCACAGCCTGCCCGCCCTCACCCGCGCCTGGAAGCTGCAGGCCCGCGCCTCGACCGTCGGATTCGACTGGAACGATGCGCGGCTCGTGCTCGACAAGATCCGCGAGGAGACTGAGGAGATCGACGAAGCGCTCGCTGATGGCGACAAGGCCGCAATCCAGGAGGAGATCGGCGACCTGCTCTTCGTCATCGCCAATCTCGCCCGCCATGTCGGCGCCGATCCGGAAGGCTGCCTCAACGCTGCAAACGCGAAATTCGAGCGGCGCTTCAAGGGGATCGAAGAGCAGCTCGAAACCCAGGGGCGTAGAGCCAAGGATGCGACACTCGATGAACTCGAGGCACTCTGGCAGGCGGTGAAGAAGGCCGAGAAGGCGGTCGGCTGA
- a CDS encoding tripartite tricarboxylate transporter substrate binding protein has protein sequence MITKRYFIAATAAASVLALQAPAWAEAWPTRPISFIVPFPAGGGTDAFARPLAAQLDQQLGQRIIIENRGGAGGTVGASAASKAKPDGYTFFVGAAHHAIAPALYPKLDYNIETDFIPIAVVAQPPQVIVVHPGKVQAKTVAELIDFAKKNPEKLNYASAGNGTTHHLAGELFQLSTGTKLTHVPYRGAGPALQDTVAGQVDILFDGLGSSAAQIQSGALRALAVAAPTRSEAVPDVPTAREAGLDGYEVSTWYALWAPKGTPPEIVARMRAEVEKALKSPAIDSVWKKNGSPIPSLSGEAFGRFVTVEVERWGKVVKEAQVKLE, from the coding sequence ATGATCACGAAGCGATATTTCATCGCGGCGACTGCTGCCGCATCCGTCCTGGCCTTGCAGGCTCCTGCCTGGGCGGAAGCCTGGCCCACGCGGCCGATCAGCTTCATCGTGCCCTTCCCCGCCGGCGGTGGTACGGACGCTTTTGCGCGGCCGCTTGCTGCACAGCTCGACCAGCAGCTCGGCCAGCGCATCATCATCGAAAATCGCGGCGGCGCCGGCGGGACAGTCGGGGCCTCCGCGGCGTCAAAGGCGAAGCCTGACGGATACACCTTCTTCGTCGGGGCAGCGCACCACGCCATCGCGCCAGCGCTCTATCCCAAGCTCGACTACAACATCGAGACCGATTTCATTCCGATCGCCGTCGTCGCCCAACCGCCACAGGTCATTGTCGTCCATCCCGGCAAGGTTCAGGCGAAGACCGTGGCCGAGCTGATCGACTTTGCGAAGAAGAACCCGGAAAAGCTGAACTACGCCTCGGCCGGCAACGGCACCACGCATCATCTTGCCGGCGAGCTGTTCCAGCTGTCGACGGGGACAAAGCTGACCCATGTGCCCTATCGTGGCGCCGGCCCGGCCCTGCAGGACACCGTCGCCGGGCAGGTCGATATCCTCTTCGACGGACTAGGTTCCTCGGCTGCCCAGATCCAGAGCGGCGCCTTGCGGGCGCTGGCCGTCGCCGCGCCCACGCGCTCCGAGGCCGTGCCCGATGTTCCGACAGCCAGAGAGGCCGGCCTCGACGGCTATGAGGTCTCGACCTGGTATGCGCTCTGGGCTCCCAAGGGAACGCCGCCTGAGATCGTCGCGCGGATGCGGGCGGAGGTCGAGAAAGCGCTGAAGTCGCCGGCCATCGATTCGGTCTGGAAGAAGAACGGCTCCCCGATCCCGAGCCTGAGCGGCGAGGCCTTCGGTCGCTTCGTAACAGTGGAGGTCGAGCGCTGGGGCAAGGTGGTCAAGGAAGCGCAGGTCAAGCTGGAGTGA
- a CDS encoding RecX family transcriptional regulator has product MSDSERQSGQGARPARAPRRITADYLQRAALHYLERYSAPAAQLRRVLARKITMSCRYHGDDPALHAVALDEVIARCLSSGLIDDRRFAEARAATLRRKGQSSRSVMVKLTAKGIARDLAGEFANTHADDEVAAARVAAKRRRLGPWRRPDERAACRQKDLAALARLGFGYATARTVIDGDAESAP; this is encoded by the coding sequence ATGTCCGACAGCGAACGCCAGTCAGGGCAGGGGGCTCGCCCTGCCCGCGCCCCGCGGCGCATCACCGCCGATTACCTCCAGCGTGCGGCGCTGCACTACCTCGAACGCTACTCTGCCCCGGCCGCTCAGCTGCGCCGGGTGCTGGCGCGCAAGATCACCATGAGCTGCCGGTATCATGGCGACGATCCCGCGCTCCATGCCGTCGCGCTGGATGAGGTGATCGCCCGCTGCCTGTCCAGCGGATTGATCGACGATCGCCGCTTCGCCGAGGCGAGGGCGGCGACGCTACGGCGCAAGGGGCAGTCGAGCCGCAGCGTTATGGTCAAGCTGACCGCCAAGGGGATCGCGCGCGATCTCGCCGGCGAATTCGCCAACACCCATGCTGACGACGAGGTTGCCGCCGCGCGCGTTGCCGCGAAGCGCCGCCGGCTCGGCCCCTGGCGCAGGCCGGACGAGCGGGCCGCCTGTCGGCAGAAGGACCTCGCCGCCTTGGCGCGGCTCGGCTTCGGCTACGCCACGGCACGCACAGTCATCGACGGTGACGCAGAGAGCGCTCCTTGA
- the arfB gene encoding alternative ribosome rescue aminoacyl-tRNA hydrolase ArfB produces MIQVTPSIAIDESEIEESFVRASGPGGQHVNKVSSAVQIRFDVRRSPSLPNDVAIRLMKLAGSRLTQDGVIVIVAQAQRSQKRNREEAVERLLELIRAAAVRPTVRRATKPTKASKERRLASKERRSGVKASRQKPPAD; encoded by the coding sequence ATGATTCAAGTCACCCCGTCCATCGCGATCGACGAGAGCGAGATCGAGGAGAGCTTCGTGCGCGCCTCGGGACCGGGCGGGCAGCACGTCAACAAGGTCTCGAGCGCGGTGCAGATCCGCTTCGATGTGCGCCGCTCGCCCTCGCTGCCGAACGATGTCGCCATTCGCCTGATGAAGCTTGCCGGCAGCCGGCTGACCCAGGACGGCGTCATCGTCATCGTCGCCCAGGCGCAGCGCAGCCAGAAGCGCAATCGCGAGGAGGCCGTCGAGCGCCTGCTGGAGCTGATCCGCGCCGCTGCCGTCCGTCCGACCGTTCGGCGCGCGACGAAGCCCACCAAGGCCTCGAAGGAGCGCAGGCTCGCCTCGAAGGAGCGCCGCTCCGGCGTCAAGGCTAGCCGGCAGAAGCCTCCCGCCGACTAG
- the hflX gene encoding GTPase HflX, whose product MAASRDSDKERAAVKPLDEIERDIAANTRAFVVGPYLQRRGVAVDANQRSFAARLDEAVGLAAAIDLTVVEPVQVLLTALRPATYLGKGKVDELAGRINAEEIGLVVMDCALSPVQQRNLEKAFGCKVIDRTGLILEIFGRRARTKEGALQVELAHLNYQKSRLVRSWTHLERQRGGFGFLGGPGETQIEADRRIIQERMTKIERDLESVKRTRSLHRASRKRVPYPIVALVGYTNAGKSTLFNRLTSAEVLAQDMLFATLDPTARAIKLPHGARIMLSDTVGFISDLPTQLVAAFRATLEDAIEADVLLHVRDVSHEDTQAQAADVQAILRDLGINPDDGQRVIEVWNKADLLVSAERERQLGIASLRPAETRPVLVSALTGEGIDRLTRAIEARIALSRPVYRLDLAPGDGKSLAWLHANGEILEREDAEDGGLKLIVRLPPEREGAFTARFPEAERQR is encoded by the coding sequence GGCGGCGGTCAAGCCGCTCGACGAGATCGAACGCGACATCGCGGCGAATACGCGCGCCTTCGTCGTGGGCCCCTATCTGCAGAGGCGTGGCGTCGCTGTCGACGCCAACCAGCGCTCCTTCGCGGCGCGACTCGACGAGGCCGTAGGTCTCGCGGCCGCGATCGACCTGACCGTGGTGGAGCCGGTTCAGGTGCTGCTCACGGCGCTGCGCCCCGCGACCTATCTCGGCAAGGGCAAGGTCGACGAGCTGGCTGGGCGCATCAACGCCGAGGAGATCGGCCTTGTTGTGATGGATTGTGCCCTGTCGCCGGTCCAGCAGCGCAACCTCGAGAAGGCTTTCGGCTGCAAGGTCATCGACCGCACCGGCCTGATCCTCGAAATCTTCGGCCGGCGGGCGCGCACCAAGGAAGGCGCGCTCCAGGTCGAGCTCGCGCATCTGAACTACCAGAAGAGCCGGCTGGTGCGGTCCTGGACCCACCTCGAACGCCAGCGCGGCGGCTTCGGCTTCCTCGGTGGTCCCGGTGAGACGCAGATCGAGGCCGATCGGCGCATCATCCAGGAGCGCATGACCAAGATCGAGCGCGATCTGGAGAGCGTGAAGCGCACCCGCTCGCTGCACCGTGCGAGCCGGAAACGCGTGCCTTATCCGATCGTTGCCCTCGTCGGCTACACCAACGCCGGAAAGTCGACACTCTTTAACCGGCTGACCTCGGCCGAGGTGCTGGCGCAGGACATGCTCTTCGCCACGCTCGATCCGACGGCGCGCGCGATCAAGCTGCCGCATGGCGCCCGGATCATGCTCTCCGACACGGTCGGATTCATCTCCGACCTGCCGACGCAGCTCGTCGCCGCCTTCCGTGCCACGCTGGAGGATGCGATCGAAGCTGACGTCCTGCTGCATGTCCGCGACGTCTCGCATGAGGACACGCAGGCACAGGCTGCCGACGTGCAGGCGATCCTGCGCGATCTCGGCATCAACCCTGATGACGGCCAGCGCGTGATCGAGGTCTGGAACAAGGCCGATCTGCTCGTTTCCGCCGAGCGCGAGCGCCAGCTCGGTATCGCCTCGCTGCGGCCGGCCGAAACCCGGCCGGTCCTCGTCTCGGCGCTGACCGGCGAGGGAATCGACCGACTGACGAGGGCGATCGAGGCCAGGATCGCGCTGAGCCGGCCGGTCTATCGGCTGGATCTTGCTCCGGGTGATGGCAAGTCACTGGCCTGGCTGCACGCGAATGGCGAGATCCTGGAGCGCGAGGACGCCGAGGATGGCGGGCTGAAGCTCATCGTCCGCTTGCCGCCAGAGCGGGAAGGGGCGTTCACGGCACGGTTTCCCGAGGCCGAGCGGCAGAGGTAG